Proteins co-encoded in one Bacteroidota bacterium genomic window:
- a CDS encoding YceI family protein gives MPIRLSIVVVSFILSQVAFVFAQAEVYTTAIGKVRFLSQSALEEIHAESKQLSGLLNVTNNNFVFAVRIASFEGFNLSLQREHFNENYLESEKYPLATFQGRVIDSYDFDNTASCVVRAKGLLKIHGQEQEKIIKVQLTKKGNTIFITSNFSVLLEDYEIKIPRIVHGKIAQSVAVEVKADLVRK, from the coding sequence ATGCCCATTCGATTAAGCATAGTTGTAGTTAGCTTCATTTTGAGCCAGGTAGCTTTCGTTTTTGCGCAAGCTGAAGTTTATACAACTGCGATTGGTAAAGTTCGATTTTTATCGCAAAGTGCACTCGAAGAAATTCATGCAGAATCAAAACAGTTAAGCGGATTATTGAATGTTACTAATAACAATTTTGTGTTTGCTGTTCGTATAGCCAGTTTTGAAGGATTTAACCTGAGTTTGCAACGCGAGCATTTTAATGAGAATTATTTAGAAAGCGAAAAGTATCCTCTTGCAACATTTCAAGGAAGAGTTATAGATAGTTATGATTTTGATAACACAGCCAGCTGTGTAGTAAGAGCGAAAGGACTTCTTAAAATTCACGGACAAGAGCAGGAAAAGATTATAAAAGTACAGCTCACAAAAAAGGGAAATACCATTTTTATTACGAGTAATTTTTCGGTTTTGTTAGAAGATTATGAGATTAAAATTCCACGAATTGTACATGGTAAAATAGCTCAATCAGTAGCCGTTGAAGTAAAAGCCGATTTAGTGAGAAAATGA
- a CDS encoding histidine kinase, which produces MSKSPNIFLFLLLIFCLSVNLHAQTPFFKKVYLNKENGNLKINTVYKDTKGLLWFGTTEGLYEFDGLESTAYQVEINHFDNNVSTVFMDSKGRIWVGFKNGRIATLVNNELKLIITSLPFPKRPVTEIVEDFAGNFWMSTAGEGVYFYADNKLKHIGIAEGLTNEYAYCAAIGNDGKVYVGTDDGIAICTSKNSTISVERLDQKKGLPDKIVRKIVNDNAGNLWIGMQDKGICKYTISQGTFTIPKQFENWSLGQINALTKEKSGWWIATDESGLLFFDENPTVPLSIYKRFNNLDFIRVNNVCADNENNVWMISNSTIYQSMGRHLMVLDKLKNQKISFVHTLLCDRKNNLWFTPDQELVKINLNDSVFSRYKKLSITPPKQLVDIVSLFEDREGYIWVGTMGKGLYRVNPETYAIQKITGNESINNASVIAIGGYQKNIWLATLNGVTQITLPNNLNTDNLQVSFKNYFGQNLLGSDYVYSIFVDSRKRVWFGTDGKGISCLDGSTLSTYNVNSGIKSEVVYSITEDEKGFIWFSTLNAGIYRFDGKNFVNYSIKEGIRNLSISSIISDGRGSIIIMHKQGIDVLDTKTGKLFYYGNEVGLADINSDLNSITKDKFGNIWLGTELGIIRFYNDANHYTNKPRTILNNPLLFTEEETNINLPLFKSNQNNISFDYFSVWYSNPDRIRYQYMLQGYTRQWINTKDRKLIFPNLAPGKYVFKVRSSINNNFKNASEASFSFTIKRPWWQQWWFRILFTASMLVVTAIILRVRFQRVRNLERLEKEKIGFQFETLKNQVNPHFLFNSFNTLIAIIEEDKEVAIEYVEKLSDFFRNIVTYRDKDTISLRKELELASTYFFLQKKRYGKNFTLKIDVSEESMDAKVPPLVLQLLLENAVKHNAVSAETPLDVVIYDNKSAARLYVKNKINKRRNKEPGTGTGLPNIVNRYKLLSKEEVTIENNLEEFTVSIPLI; this is translated from the coding sequence ATGAGTAAAAGCCCTAACATATTTCTTTTTCTTTTGCTGATTTTCTGTTTATCAGTCAACCTGCATGCGCAGACTCCCTTCTTTAAAAAAGTATACCTCAACAAAGAAAATGGTAACCTTAAAATTAATACAGTTTACAAAGACACAAAAGGCTTGTTGTGGTTTGGTACCACAGAAGGTTTGTATGAATTTGATGGATTAGAATCAACCGCCTACCAGGTAGAAATTAATCATTTCGACAACAATGTGTCTACGGTTTTTATGGATTCGAAAGGCAGAATTTGGGTGGGCTTTAAGAATGGTCGTATAGCTACTTTGGTAAACAACGAGTTGAAATTAATTATTACTAGTTTGCCTTTTCCGAAACGCCCGGTTACAGAAATTGTAGAAGATTTTGCTGGAAATTTTTGGATGAGTACTGCTGGTGAAGGCGTTTATTTTTATGCTGATAATAAATTAAAACACATTGGAATTGCTGAAGGTTTAACCAATGAGTATGCTTATTGTGCCGCAATAGGAAATGATGGAAAAGTCTACGTAGGAACCGATGATGGTATTGCAATATGCACCTCAAAAAATTCAACTATTTCGGTAGAACGGCTCGATCAGAAAAAAGGTTTACCTGATAAAATAGTTCGAAAAATAGTGAATGATAACGCAGGAAACTTGTGGATAGGAATGCAAGATAAAGGTATTTGCAAATACACTATTTCTCAGGGAACATTTACCATTCCCAAACAATTTGAAAACTGGAGCCTGGGGCAAATCAATGCACTAACAAAAGAAAAATCAGGATGGTGGATTGCTACAGACGAAAGCGGCCTATTGTTTTTTGATGAAAACCCTACTGTTCCACTAAGCATTTACAAACGCTTCAATAACCTCGATTTTATTCGTGTAAATAATGTGTGTGCAGATAACGAAAACAATGTGTGGATGATTTCAAATTCTACCATTTATCAAAGTATGGGACGACATTTAATGGTGCTGGACAAACTTAAAAATCAAAAAATTTCTTTTGTGCACACCCTACTTTGCGACCGCAAAAACAATTTATGGTTTACACCTGATCAGGAACTAGTAAAAATTAATTTAAACGATTCCGTTTTTTCGCGGTATAAAAAATTAAGTATTACACCACCTAAACAACTTGTCGATATTGTTTCGTTGTTTGAAGACAGGGAAGGATATATTTGGGTAGGAACTATGGGCAAGGGCTTGTACAGAGTTAATCCTGAAACTTATGCCATACAAAAAATAACCGGCAATGAGTCTATAAACAACGCCAGTGTAATTGCAATAGGAGGCTATCAAAAAAATATTTGGCTCGCAACGCTCAATGGTGTAACACAAATTACACTTCCGAATAATTTAAATACCGACAATTTACAAGTAAGTTTTAAAAATTATTTTGGTCAAAATTTATTGGGAAGCGATTACGTGTATTCCATTTTTGTTGATTCTCGCAAACGTGTGTGGTTTGGAACAGATGGAAAGGGAATTTCCTGTTTAGATGGTAGTACATTAAGTACTTACAATGTGAATTCTGGAATTAAAAGTGAGGTAGTTTATTCCATTACAGAAGATGAAAAAGGCTTTATTTGGTTCAGTACTTTGAATGCAGGAATTTATAGGTTTGATGGAAAAAATTTTGTCAATTATTCCATTAAGGAGGGTATACGAAACCTCAGTATAAGCAGTATTATTTCGGATGGAAGAGGTAGCATAATAATTATGCACAAGCAAGGAATTGATGTGTTGGATACTAAAACTGGAAAGTTGTTTTACTATGGTAATGAAGTAGGTTTGGCCGATATTAACTCCGATTTAAATTCCATCACCAAGGATAAATTTGGTAATATTTGGTTAGGAACCGAGTTGGGAATAATTCGCTTTTACAACGACGCGAATCATTACACCAATAAACCACGTACTATTTTAAACAATCCATTGTTGTTTACTGAAGAAGAAACCAACATCAATTTACCACTTTTTAAATCCAATCAAAACAACATTTCATTTGATTATTTTAGTGTGTGGTACAGCAATCCCGACCGCATTCGCTATCAATACATGCTGCAAGGATATACACGTCAATGGATCAATACCAAAGACCGTAAATTAATTTTTCCCAACCTTGCTCCGGGTAAGTATGTTTTTAAAGTAAGGTCTTCTATCAATAATAATTTTAAAAACGCATCTGAAGCTAGTTTTAGTTTTACCATCAAGCGACCTTGGTGGCAGCAATGGTGGTTTCGAATTTTATTTACTGCAAGCATGTTGGTAGTTACTGCAATTATACTTCGTGTAAGGTTTCAACGTGTTAGAAATTTAGAACGTTTAGAGAAAGAAAAAATAGGATTTCAGTTTGAAACACTTAAAAATCAAGTAAATCCTCACTTTTTATTCAATAGCTTTAATACGCTTATTGCAATAATTGAAGAAGACAAAGAGGTAGCCATAGAGTATGTTGAAAAGCTCTCTGATTTTTTTAGAAACATTGTAACCTATCGTGATAAAGACACTATTTCTCTTCGCAAAGAATTAGAACTAGCTTCTACTTATTTTTTCCTGCAAAAGAAACGCTATGGAAAAAATTTCACTCTAAAAATAGATGTCAGCGAAGAAAGCATGGACGCAAAAGTTCCACCCTTGGTATTGCAACTACTTTTAGAAAATGCCGTAAAACACAATGCAGTTTCGGCTGAAACTCCTTTAGATGTTGTTATTTATGATAACAAATCAGCTGCCCGATTGTACGTTAAAAATAAAATTAATAAACGACGCAACAAGGAACCCGGCACAGGCACCGGCTTACCGAATATTGTAAACCGCTATAAATTGCTTAGCAAAGAAGAAGTAACTATTGAAAATAATTTAGAAGAATTCACAGTATCCATACCTTTAATTTAA
- a CDS encoding response regulator transcription factor — protein MNVLLIEDEEPASTRLKKLLASVSPELTVLETLVSVKSAIEWLTHHHHPDLIIMDIQLSDGISFDIFNEVEIKCPVIFTTAYDQYALQAFKVNSVDYLLKPVKSEELKTALDKYKKRFSDKTSPEIDYSVLLSALSKNKGEYQKRIVIRYGEIIKTVEIADVAYFYTESKINFLYTFKNQRFSVDHNLDELEHILNPKEYFRINRQFIVNIKAIDKMVTVSKSRVKLTLNPPCEIETIVSTERSSYFKDWLTGQ, from the coding sequence ATGAATGTACTATTAATTGAAGACGAAGAACCGGCATCTACCCGACTAAAAAAATTACTGGCAAGTGTGAGTCCTGAACTAACAGTACTCGAAACCTTGGTAAGTGTTAAATCGGCCATTGAATGGCTTACACATCACCATCATCCCGATTTAATTATTATGGATATACAACTATCAGACGGAATTAGTTTTGATATTTTTAATGAGGTTGAAATTAAATGTCCAGTAATTTTCACTACAGCATATGACCAATATGCTTTGCAAGCCTTTAAGGTTAATTCGGTTGATTATTTATTGAAACCCGTTAAGAGCGAAGAACTAAAGACGGCACTGGATAAGTATAAAAAACGCTTTAGTGATAAAACTTCTCCCGAAATCGATTATTCGGTGCTTCTGAGTGCCCTAAGTAAAAATAAAGGTGAATATCAAAAGCGCATTGTAATTCGATATGGTGAGATAATTAAAACTGTTGAAATAGCGGATGTAGCCTATTTTTATACGGAATCAAAAATCAATTTTTTATACACCTTCAAAAATCAGCGTTTCTCAGTTGATCATAACTTAGATGAATTGGAGCATATTTTAAATCCGAAGGAATATTTTAGAATCAATCGCCAGTTTATTGTAAATATTAAAGCGATTGATAAAATGGTTACAGTTTCAAAATCGCGCGTTAAACTCACACTTAATCCGCCATGCGAAATAGAAACTATTGTGAGTACCGAACGTTCAAGTTATTTTAAAGATTGGCTTACAGGGCAATAG
- the arr gene encoding NAD(+)--rifampin ADP-ribosyltransferase: MDSKNLKSANLNGNCNPFAQTYFHGTKADLKIGDLIEVGYTSNYGENKSSKYIFLTATLDAAIWGAELATGGGVERIYLVEPTGPIEDDPDLTDKKFPGNPTKSYRSTAPFKVVGEVTSWQGHATDQVAGMKTALEKLKEQGINSLNA; the protein is encoded by the coding sequence ATGGATTCCAAAAATTTAAAAAGTGCTAATCTAAATGGGAATTGCAACCCATTCGCACAAACCTATTTTCATGGAACTAAGGCTGATTTAAAAATTGGTGATTTAATTGAAGTTGGTTATACTTCAAATTATGGGGAAAATAAAAGTTCAAAATACATTTTCTTAACAGCTACTTTGGATGCTGCAATTTGGGGCGCAGAGCTGGCAACCGGCGGAGGTGTTGAACGAATTTACTTGGTTGAACCAACAGGCCCCATTGAAGATGATCCTGATTTAACCGATAAAAAATTTCCGGGTAATCCAACAAAATCGTATCGTTCAACTGCTCCATTTAAAGTTGTTGGTGAAGTTACTTCCTGGCAAGGACACGCAACGGATCAAGTTGCCGGAATGAAAACTGCTCTTGAAAAATTAAAAGAGCAGGGAATCAATTCACTAAATGCATGA
- a CDS encoding DUF1801 domain-containing protein: MIVQNQITEYLKTLPPAKSSELLHIHQLILSLNPGCKLWYLDGKNDVGKVVSNPNIGYGIHQLNYANGTRKEFYRIGICATSTGISVYILGFPYKNFLKLNFEKRLGKASVSGYCIKFKKLQDIQLEVLKEAIIKGFELGN; this comes from the coding sequence GTGATTGTACAAAATCAAATTACTGAATATCTCAAAACACTTCCACCAGCCAAAAGCAGTGAGTTACTACACATACATCAACTTATTCTGAGTTTAAATCCGGGTTGTAAATTGTGGTATTTAGATGGAAAAAATGATGTAGGAAAAGTTGTTTCTAATCCCAATATTGGATATGGTATACACCAACTAAATTATGCCAATGGTACAAGAAAAGAATTTTACCGCATTGGAATTTGTGCAACCAGTACAGGAATTTCGGTGTATATTCTTGGCTTTCCGTATAAGAATTTTCTTAAATTAAATTTTGAAAAAAGATTAGGTAAAGCAAGTGTTAGCGGTTATTGTATCAAATTTAAGAAGCTTCAGGACATTCAACTCGAAGTGCTTAAAGAGGCTATAATAAAGGGATTTGAACTAGGCAATTAA
- a CDS encoding GNAT family N-acetyltransferase: protein MDTNIRKGKASDLPQVLELINELALYEKAPQEVTVTIAELIEDSFGDNPVFYFFVAEQGTQILGTAIYYIKYSTWKGRCVYLEDIIVKESQRGKKIGKHLFEAVILECKNLDAKRMEWQVLDWNTPALHFYEKFNAQVDPSWVNCKLTEEQILNYTF, encoded by the coding sequence ATGGATACAAATATACGCAAGGGTAAAGCAAGCGATTTACCACAAGTGCTTGAATTAATAAATGAACTAGCACTTTACGAGAAAGCTCCTCAAGAAGTAACGGTTACAATAGCGGAGTTAATAGAAGATAGTTTCGGAGATAATCCTGTTTTCTATTTTTTTGTGGCTGAACAGGGCACACAAATTTTGGGAACAGCAATATATTATATTAAATATTCGACTTGGAAAGGCCGTTGCGTTTACTTGGAAGACATTATTGTTAAGGAGTCTCAAAGAGGTAAAAAAATAGGTAAACACTTGTTTGAGGCGGTTATTTTAGAATGCAAAAATTTGGATGCAAAACGAATGGAATGGCAAGTATTGGACTGGAATACTCCAGCATTGCATTTTTATGAAAAATTTAACGCACAAGTTGATCCAAGTTGGGTGAATTGCAAGTTAACGGAAGAACAAATTTTAAACTATACTTTTTAG